One part of the Candidatus Cloacimonas sp. genome encodes these proteins:
- a CDS encoding restriction endonuclease subunit S has translation RIVSILDKFYALVNDISVGLPAEIEARRKQYEYYRNKLLTFKNRADTQGN, from the coding sequence CGAATAGTATCAATCTTAGACAAATTCTATGCTTTGGTAAACGATATATCAGTTGGTTTGCCTGCAGAGATTGAAGCCAGACGCAAACAATATGAATACTACAGGAATAAACTGCTTACTTTCAAGAATAGAGCAGATACCCAAGGTAACTAA